From a single Arachis hypogaea cultivar Tifrunner chromosome 3, arahy.Tifrunner.gnm2.J5K5, whole genome shotgun sequence genomic region:
- the LOC112789204 gene encoding NADH dehydrogenase [ubiquinone] 1 beta subcomplex subunit 2, whose amino-acid sequence MGGGHGEGTTYKGITIHQPKRWHTVAGKGLCAVMWFWVFYRAKQDGPVVLGWRHPWEGHDDHGHGGGH is encoded by the exons ATGGGGGGAGGCCACGGCGAGGGCACAACCTACAAAGGCATAACCATACACCAACCTAAGCGGTGGCACACCGTCGCCGGCAAGGGTCTCTGTGCTGTTATGTG GTTTTGGGTGTTTTACAGAGCAAAGCAAGATGGTCCTGTAGTGTTG GGTTGGAGGCATCCTTGGGAGGGCCACGATGATCATGGCCATGGTGGTGGACACTAG
- the LOC112789205 gene encoding thioredoxin-like protein YLS8 isoform X1, translated as MSYLLPHLHSGWAVDQAILSEEERVVVIRFGHDWDDTCMQMDEVLAAVAETIKSFAVIYLVDITEVPDFNTMYELYDPCTVMFFFRNKHIMIDLGTGNNNKINWALKDKQEFIDIVETVYRGARKGRGLVISPKDYSTKYRY; from the exons aTGTCGTACTTGCTGCCGCACTTGCACTCCGGTTGGGCGGTGGATCAGGCCATTCTCTCCGAGGAAGAACGCGTTGTGGTCATCCGCTTCGGCCATGACTGGGACGACACCTGCATGCAG ATGGATGAAGTGCTGGCGGCGGTTGCGGAGACCATAAAGAGTTTTGCGGTGATATACCTGGTGGACATCACGGAGGTGCCGGATTTCAACACCATGTACGAGCTCTATGATCCATGCACAGTCATGTTCTTCTTCAGGAACAAGCACATCATGATCGATCTTGGCACCGGTAACAACAACAAGATCAATTGGGCACTCAAGGATAAGCAGGAGTTCATTGACATCGTTGAGACTGTGTACAGGGGTGCCAGGAAGGGACGTGGTCTTGTTATTTCTCCTAAGGATTACTCCACCAAGTACCGCTACTGA
- the LOC112789205 gene encoding thioredoxin-like protein YLS8 isoform X2, with protein sequence MDEVLAAVAETIKSFAVIYLVDITEVPDFNTMYELYDPCTVMFFFRNKHIMIDLGTGNNNKINWALKDKQEFIDIVETVYRGARKGRGLVISPKDYSTKYRY encoded by the coding sequence ATGGATGAAGTGCTGGCGGCGGTTGCGGAGACCATAAAGAGTTTTGCGGTGATATACCTGGTGGACATCACGGAGGTGCCGGATTTCAACACCATGTACGAGCTCTATGATCCATGCACAGTCATGTTCTTCTTCAGGAACAAGCACATCATGATCGATCTTGGCACCGGTAACAACAACAAGATCAATTGGGCACTCAAGGATAAGCAGGAGTTCATTGACATCGTTGAGACTGTGTACAGGGGTGCCAGGAAGGGACGTGGTCTTGTTATTTCTCCTAAGGATTACTCCACCAAGTACCGCTACTGA
- the LOC112789206 gene encoding uncharacterized protein: protein MLRKLLRHRSYIANNAYLPSPKRSMLSSPFSFFSATSSSSSFSSPHTHFVENVDDPTKSASSDSHSAPSSISIDRSSLYNPPDHSHTPNSDPDLVKHLKGIIKFRGGPISVGEYMSEVLTNPKAGYYINRDVFGAEGDFITSPEVSQMFGEMVGVWVMCLWEQMGQPERVNLIELGPGRGTLMADLLRGASKFKNFTKSLNVHLVECSPALQKLQHQKLKCVDEENEAQDTVKRTISSLAGTPVSWHTLLEEVPSGLPTIIIAHEFFDALPIHQFQRASRGWCEKMVDVAEDSSFRFVLSPQPTPATLYLLKRCKWATTEEISKLNQIEVCPKAMELTETIVNRISSDGGGALIIDYGLDGVISDSLQAIRKHQFVDILDNPGSADLSAYVDFASIRHSAEEASGEVSVHGPITQSQFLGNLGINFRVEALLQNCTEEQAESLRTGYWRLVGDGEAPFWEGSDDCIPIGMGTRYKAMAIVNKNQGAPVPFQ from the exons ATGCTGAGAAAACTTCTACGCCATCGCAGTTACATAGCCAACAATGCTTACTTGCCATCGCCAAAACGCTCCATgctttcttctcccttctccttcttctccgccacatcctcttcttcttctttttcttctcctcacACTCATTTCGTCGAAAACGTGGACGACCCAACAAAGAGCGCTTCTTCTGATTCTCATTCTGCACCCTCTTCAATCTCCATCGACCGCTCTTCCCTTTACAACCCACCTG ACCATTCCCACACGCCCAATTCGGATCCTGACCTCGTCAAGCACCTCAAAGGGATCATCAAG TTTCGTGGAGGCCCAATCTCAGTAGGTGAGTACATGTCAGAAGTTCTGACGAATCCTAAAGCTGGCTACTACATCAATCGAGATGTTTTTGGAGCAGAAGGTGATTTTATAACCTCTCCTGAAGTAAGCCAGATGTTTGGTGAG ATGGTTGGTGTCTGGGTGATGTGTCTATGGGAGCAAATGGGGCAACCCGAAAGAGTAAATCTGATTGAACTTGGTCCAGGTCGAGGAACTCTTATGGCTGATCTTCTTCGG GGTGCTTCAAAATTTAAGAATTTCACAAAGTCATTGAATGTACACCTGGTGGAATGTAGTCCAGCACTACAGAAGCTTCAGCACCAAAAGTTGAAATGTGTTGATGAAGAGAATGAAGCCCAAGATACTGttaaaagaaccatcagctcATTGGCTGGTACTCCTGTTTCATGGCATACCTTGCTGGAAGAGGTTCCTTCAGGAT TGCCAACAATTATCATTGCACACGAGTTCTTTGATGCCCTACCTATCCATCAATTTCAG AGAGCATCTCGTGGCTGGTGTGAGAAAATGGTCGATGTCGCTGAAGATTCATC GTTTCGTTTTGTTCTATCTCCACAGCCTACACCTGCTACTCTGTATCTATTGAAGCGGTGCAAGTGGGCAACAACTGAGGAGATATCAAAACTTAATCAAATTGAAGTTTGCCCCAAAGCTATGGAGTTAACTGAGACCATTGTCAATAGGATAAGTTCCGATGGCGGTGGCGCTTTGATCATTGACTATGGCTTGGACGGAGTCATCTCAGACAGTCTCCAG GCGATACGGAAACACCAGTTTGTCGACATACTAGATAATCCTGGATCTGCTGATCTTAGTGCCTACGTTGATTTTGCATCAATCAGACATTCTGCAGAGGAAGCTTCAG GAGAGGTGTCTGTACATGGGCCAATTACTCAATCTCAGTTTCTTGGAAACCTTGGAATAAATTTCCGTGTTGAAGCACTGCTTCAGAACTGCACAGAGGAGCAGGCTGAATCTTTGAGGACAGGTTATTGGCGCCTTGTAGGTGATGGTGAAGCACCCTTTTGGGAAGGTTCAGATGATTGTATTCCAATTGGCATGGGTACCCGCTACAAGGCAATGGCAATAGTGAACAAGAATCAGGGTGCTCCAGTTCCTttccaataa
- the LOC112789207 gene encoding protein ELC-like yields the protein MVPPAVQSPNPQLTQQFLSSVLSQRGPAALPYSEDTKWLIRQHLVAVTTTYPSLEPKTATFTHNDGRSVNLLQADGTIPMSFQGVTYNIPVLIWLMESYPRHAPCVYVNPTRDMIIKRPHPHVNPSGLVSVPYLQNWVYPSSNLVDLVRDLGVIFGRDPPLYSQRRNPQPPPPQNLNPNSNFGSLSSNSGNSQSGYVQHHQHHQHPAPASPARNNYPPSPYGSFGGGSSRVQNLPHTEDPTEVFKRNAVNKIVEMVHGDVTALRKTREAEMEGLFSLQGVLKQREEVLNKGLKEMQEEMEGLEQQLQMVLMNTDVLEGWLRDNQGMRLGSLENAEDAFDCVDVLSKQMLDCTASDLAIEDTLYALDKAVQVGSVPFDQYLRSVRALSREQFFHRATAAKVRAAQLQAQVANMAVRTHHYGS from the coding sequence ATGGTCCCACCGGCGGTGCAATCGCCGAACCCACAACTAACCCAGCAGTTCCTAAGCTCTGTCCTCTCGCAGCGTGGCCCCGCCGCCCTGCCTTACTCCGAAGACACAAAGTGGCTGATCCGGCAGCACCTCGTCGCCGTCACCACCACGTACCCCTCCCTTGAGCCTAAAACCGCCACCTTCACACACAACGATGGCCGCTCCGTCAATCTCCTCCAAGCCGACGGCACAATCCCGATGTCGTTTCAGGGCGTCACTTACAACATCCCCGTTCTCATCTGGCTCATGGAATCTTACCCTCGCCACGCGCCCTGCGTCTACGTTAACCCCACGCGCGACATGATCATCAAGCGCCCCCACCCTCACGTTAATCCCTCTGGCCTCGTCTCCGTCCCTTATTTGCAGAATTGGGTTTACCCTAGCTCCAATCTCGTCGATCTCGTTCGCGATTTGGGTGTTATCTTTGGCCGCGATCCTCCTCTTTATTCCCAGCGTAGGAACCCTCAACCTCCGCCACCTCAAAACCTGAATCCCAATTCAAATTTCGGATCTTTATCGAGTAATTCGGGGAATTCCCAATCTGGTTATGTCCAGCATCATCAGCATCACCAGCACCCTGCTCCTGCTTCTCCTGCGAGGAATAATTATCCTCCATCACCTTATGGAAGCTTTGGTGGTGGTTCTTCTAGGGTTCAGAATTTGCCCCACACTGAGGATCCAACTGAGGTTTTTAAGAGGAATGCGGTTAATAAGATTGTGGAGATGGTTCATGGTGATGTTACTGCTTTGAGGAAGACCAGGGAGGCTGAGATGGAGGGTTTGTTTAGCTTGCAGGGTGTGTTGAAGCAGAGGGAGGAGGTTCTCAATAAGGGTTTGAAGGAGATgcaggaggagatggagggtttgGAGCAGCAGTTGCAGATGGTTTTGATGAACACTGATGTTCTTGAAGGGTGGTTGAGGGATAACCAAGGGATGAGGTTGGGTAGTTTGGAGAATGCCGAGGATGCTTTTGATTGTGTGGATGTGTTATCTAAGCAGATGCTAGATTGCACTGCTTCGGATTTGGCTATTGAGGACACACTTTATGCATTGGATAAGGCTGTTCAGGTTGGTTCCGTGCCTTTCGATCAGTACTTGAGGAGCGTGAGGGCGCTG